A portion of the Candidatus Eisenbacteria bacterium genome contains these proteins:
- a CDS encoding heme-binding domain-containing protein — protein sequence MICACAVLLSRGGDPRVTPLERPEFRVPEVSLSNPQKFLIASGVALLLFGGLQLVPYGRDHSNPPVVAEPTWVNAETRALAKRACFDCHSNETRWPWYASVAPISWKLKGHVDEGREELNFSEFDSTNRRMMRRAGKSGREVREGKMPPSDYVLAHPDARLTGAGREAFARALDSTFAAFLGREAPRER from the coding sequence ATGATTTGCGCATGTGCGGTGCTCCTTTCGAGGGGTGGAGACCCTCGGGTTACCCCACTCGAGCGACCCGAGTTCCGAGTCCCGGAGGTGTCGTTGTCCAACCCGCAGAAGTTCCTGATCGCGAGTGGCGTCGCACTGCTCCTGTTTGGCGGGCTTCAGCTCGTGCCCTACGGACGCGATCACTCGAACCCACCGGTGGTGGCCGAGCCCACGTGGGTGAACGCCGAGACTCGCGCGCTCGCGAAGCGCGCGTGCTTCGATTGCCATAGCAACGAAACGCGCTGGCCGTGGTACGCCTCGGTCGCCCCGATTTCCTGGAAGCTCAAGGGCCACGTCGACGAGGGTCGCGAAGAGCTCAACTTCTCGGAGTTCGACTCCACCAATCGGCGCATGATGCGACGCGCGGGCAAGTCGGGCCGCGAAGTTCGCGAGGGCAAGATGCCGCCGTCGGACTACGTGCTCGCGCATCCCGACGCACGACTGACGGGAGCCGGTCGCGAGGCTTTCGCGCGCGCTCTCGATTCGACCTTCGCGGCGTTTCTCGGCCGTGAGGCACCGCGCGAGCGCTAG
- a CDS encoding NmrA family NAD(P)-binding protein, translated as MKYLVLGATGTVGSQVARELMKQGATVRVLTRNPEKAAALGPNVETVKGNLLDPASLEGLFKGVDGAFLLNAVGSTECQEGLMAVSAAITQKLARIVYLSVQHADRASYLPHFGSKIGVEHAIERSGIPFTILRPSNFHQNDQWFKDVMLQYGVYPQPLGGTGVSRVDVRDIGEAAAIALTQNGHQGKTYDLVGPRGMTGIETASIWSKALGREIRYGGDDLDAWEKANAPYLSAPMLYDFRLMYLHFQTRGLLATADEVATLTRVLGHAPRDFESFADETAKAWMAASATR; from the coding sequence GTGAAGTACCTCGTACTCGGAGCCACGGGAACCGTGGGCTCGCAGGTCGCACGCGAACTGATGAAGCAGGGCGCGACAGTTCGTGTCCTGACTCGCAATCCCGAAAAGGCCGCGGCGCTCGGCCCCAACGTGGAGACCGTGAAGGGCAACCTCCTGGACCCCGCGTCCCTCGAGGGACTCTTCAAGGGCGTCGATGGCGCCTTCCTTCTGAACGCCGTCGGCTCGACGGAGTGCCAGGAAGGACTCATGGCGGTGAGTGCGGCGATCACGCAGAAGCTCGCGCGCATCGTCTACCTGTCGGTCCAGCACGCCGATCGCGCGTCCTATCTGCCGCACTTCGGATCCAAGATCGGCGTCGAGCACGCGATCGAGCGCTCCGGCATCCCCTTCACGATTCTGCGGCCCAGCAACTTCCACCAGAACGACCAGTGGTTCAAGGACGTGATGCTTCAGTACGGAGTCTATCCTCAGCCGCTCGGTGGCACCGGGGTATCGCGCGTCGACGTGCGTGACATCGGAGAGGCCGCGGCGATCGCGCTGACTCAGAATGGGCATCAGGGCAAGACCTACGATCTGGTCGGCCCGCGGGGCATGACCGGAATCGAGACGGCGAGCATCTGGAGCAAGGCGCTCGGCCGCGAGATCCGCTACGGCGGAGACGACCTGGATGCGTGGGAGAAGGCGAATGCGCCCTACCTTTCCGCCCCGATGCTCTACGACTTTCGACTGATGTACCTCCACTTCCAGACGCGTGGACTGCTCGCGACCGCCGACGAGGTCGCGACCCTGACCCGGGTGCTCGGTCATGCCCCGCGCGACTTCGAGTCGTTCGCGGACGAGACCGCGAAAGCCTGGATGGCGGCGTCGGCGACTCGCTAG